The following are encoded together in the Juglans microcarpa x Juglans regia isolate MS1-56 chromosome 2D, Jm3101_v1.0, whole genome shotgun sequence genome:
- the LOC121249725 gene encoding uncharacterized protein LOC121249725: MASICYSLTLPPIPKSQNSKGTRPFPLYLSNFNPCRIAVPTFRRSRTKATNSPSFNTVETGAQKPNEEPMSIENLRGFFDLNLGNWNGSFFQFDAFGNLLHKVSTKLAVSSYGEDELLSLIQTLYIKQPPSTSISGYDDGPEWAEYKIKETNMFTVDKYQQIGYFPKERAFALRYQTAGMLETVLRQGVLGEDDIGEESPKDLKLPSRLPSIVCESCLYSLEKDIRARAFHIINPKGIIEMLIVFLEQRGDTLSFPPSLDATMMQGNTNRIVPYLGNWKGRSITKRSGVYGATIAEANTVASLEMDDKGHLIQDITSTSSVGEITTNVHWTGTQTNNLVTFNGGYQMMLLPGGMYMGCPCDVAKSVADSKSFHLEFCWLESPTKRQRLIRTYDVEGLAVSSTYIFEIKL, translated from the exons ATGGCTTCCATTTGCTACTCACTTACGCTCCCTCCCATCCCCAAATCACAAAACTCGAAGGGAACTCGACCTTTCCCTTTATACCTCTCCAACTTCAACCCATGTCGGATTGCCGTTCCCACATTCCGGAGGTCAAGAACCAAAGCCACGAACTCACCCTCGTTCAACACTGTCGAAACAGGAGCTCAGAAACCAAACGAAGAACCCATGAGCATCGAAAATCTTCGCGGGTTCTTCGACCTCAACTTGGGAAACTGGAACGGTTCTTTCTTT CAATTCGATGCTTTTGGAAATCTGTTGCATAAAGTGAGCACAAAGCTTGCAGTGAGTTCCTATGGGGAAGATGAACTCCTGAGTCTCATTCAGAC GTTATACATAAAGCAACCCCCAAGCACTTCAATTTCAGGATACGATGATGGGCCGGAATGGGCAGagtacaaaattaaagaaaccaACATGTTCACTGTAGACAAATATCAACAG ATCGGTTATTTCCCAAAGGAGAGAGCATTTGCTCTGAGATACCAGACAGCTGGAATGTTAGAAACCGTCTTAAGACAGGGGGTTTTAGGGGAAGATGACATTGGTGAAGAATCACCAAA GGATCTTAAGCTTCCCTCACGTCTTCCCTCTATCGTCTGTGAGAGCTGCCTCTATTCACTGGAGAAAGATATAAGAGCAAGAGCATTCCATATTATAAACCCAAAGGGAATCATAGAAATGCTCATCGTCTTCCTTGAGCAAAGAGGTGACACATTGAGTTTTCCACCTTCGCTTGACGCCACAATG ATGCAAGGAAATACAAACAGGATTGTACCATACCTTGGTAACTGGAAAGGTCGCTCCATCACAAAACGTAGTGGTGTGTATGGAGCAACAATTGCTGAAGCCAATACAGTTGCGTCACTTGAAATGGATGACAAGGGTCACCTTATTCAG GATATTACTTCAACATCTTCTGTGGGTGAAATTACCACAAATGTGCACTGGACAGGCACCCAGACAAACAACTTGGTTACGTTTAATGGAGGCTACCAGATGATGCTCTTACCTGGTGGCATGTACATGGGATGCCCATGTGATGTGGCTAAAAGTGTTGCAGATTCCAAGTCATTCCATTTGGAGTTTTGTTGGCTTGAATCACCTACCAAGAGACAAAGATTGATTCGCACCTACGATGTAGAAGGCTTGGCTGTTTCCTCAACTTATATTTTCGAGATTAAATTATGA